From the Drosophila sechellia strain sech25 chromosome X, ASM438219v1, whole genome shotgun sequence genome, the window CATGCCCGCATCAATGGATCCCAGGCGCTAAAGTTTATAAAACAAACATAGTAAACATTAGTAATCAGTTGTAATAATCCCGGCGGGCGTACAAACCTGCAGATTAGACTGGGCAGTCTGGAGCAGCTCCAAGCGCTCGTCAGTCATTGTGAAGATCTCTTCGATGTGACTGAGAATCATCTGCAAGTACTCCGCCGAACTGCCAGCTTGGTGCACAGCCGAATCGATCCTGTGCGTCGCACTCGCCGAGGACGCACCCTCGATGGGCAACTGGGGCACCAGATTCGGCATCGAGTCTCTCAGATAGGCGTAATGGCGATGGGTGGCCGTGGGCAGCAAACTGATAATGGGCACCAGGTGTTCTGCAGCATTGAAGACAAGTATCAGAACGCACAGATACGCTGGATCCTCGACATCACGTTCGGGCGTCTCGAAGAAGGGATGCACATAAAGCAGGTGGACGGCGACAGCCATCACCAAATGCGGATGCTTCTGGCCAATCTTGCGCATGCAGGCGTAGGTGGAGTGCCGATCCTGTGGATACTTGGCCAGCACATCTAGCAGCTTCTGCACCACCATTAGCAGGCACGTTTGTGTGGACACTCTGCAGGCGCCCAGCATGAGATGTAGTCCCTCGCGCACGTCCACGGAGTAATCCTCAAGCGATCCAAGCATTATCTCCAGCTGATCCTCGCGCAGCACTATGTGCCTGGCAATGGCCGTTAAACTATAGATGGCCTTCAGCCGCACATCCTCGATCTCGTCGTTGAACATATCCACAAGGAAGTCCAGGCTGGTCACCGCGAAATCCGGTCGAGATAGAGCAAGCTTGCACATGGAGGCCACTGCCGCAGTACGCACCTCCAGGAACTCATCTTCTAGACCATGTATAAGGGCGCCACAGGCGCCGCTGGCTATAATTGAGATGCTCTGAGCATCGAGGTGCTCTTGCGGAGCATCGTCTGCCCACCGTTTACCCGATGACCACTCTCCGCTGGCCACCAGGCGAGCACCTCTCTCGTGCGCCGTCCGCTTTCGGCGCAGATTGCTCATCAGCTTTTTGTCGAGTGTCTGGTGTAGGAACTCCCTGCTTACGGCGGTCATCCCACCCAGCAGTTCCGCTGCGAGCACGCGAATTTGCAGCGATAGATCGCACAGGGCTTCGCAGACCTTGCTGAACGCAGCGTCTATCATGCGCAGCTCCTCCTGCTGACGGTCCGAGGGTAAAATATAGTCCGGATGCCGATTGCCCAGCATGAAGACCAGCTGCAGTGCCTCTTTGCGCACGCACTCGTAGTCATCCTTCATGGCCTCGACGGCACGCTTGTAGAGCACCGCCGGCAGCTGGGATCCCCGTTCGCCGAGGGTCAGCAGGGCGTGCAGAGCCTGGGCACGAACGCTCGAGTCCTGCGAGTCGATGTAGAAGGCTAACTTCCATACGTAATGACGCTCACCCTCCATTTTGGTGGCAAAACGACCGATCACCAGCATGGCGTTCTTCTGCGTATGCGTGGAACCGGAGCGGAGCTGCTCCTTGGCCAGGTGGGCCACCTGGGTTTTGTACGATATGGGCAACATGTGCTTCCTACGCTCCCCGATTCGAAACAGGCACATCATGCCCTGGGCGAGCACTTTCTGGGACACCTCCTTCCTCAACAAGAAGATAAAGTAGTCGATGATCATGGTAAGCGCCTGCTCGGTGGCACACTCGCAACCCAATCCGGACAGCAGTTCGAGCAGCTTCACCCGGATGGAGGTGTCGCTATCGCGTTCCTGTAGCTGATAAAGTTGGAAGATCTTGCTGGCCACCTCCTTAAGCTCGCCCATTTCCACGTCCTCGTAGGATATCTCATCGGTGATCTTGACCAAGAGCTCCAGCAGTTCTCTGCTATTAGCGGCTGTCATTGGAGGAGCTCCAGTCGCCGCAGCCGGCGGATTTCCGATGACACCTATTGACGGAGCTCCCGTTGAAGCAACTGGTGTCCCAGTGGGCAGGACCAACGCGCCGGAGGGCAGGTTGCCCACATAGGCGTCCAGTTGGTTGAGCGCCGTCAGCTTGCGCTCCACATTGCCCGCTTTTCCGGATTTCCCGCCCTTGGCATCAGCGGCCAGTGTTTGCAAACGCAGCTTCTTCACCGGCGGCGACCCGTCCACCGTTTCCACATAGGTGCCTAAGCGCTTCTTAATGGCCAGCGCCATGATTTCCTTTTCGTTTGCGCGAGTCAACCAATGAAGACCGGAATTTCACTCTTTCACTTGGTTAAGGTAAACCGCAAATTAGAGATGGCACACCACCGATGCCAACCACCCGCCCCTAGCGATGGCATCGAGACCGCGCAAATAAACTTCTTGCTGGTGGACAACACATCAATAAATGAATTGCTTTCACAAGAGTGATAATGGTAATATCACTAggcatttaataattatattatataaaaaaaaaatgtggcaTTTAGTAATCATATAAAGACAACTAGGCAACCTTGAAGACCTGAAACATCGATAGCATAGTGAGAAATCGATGTTTTCTTTTCGTCTTTT encodes:
- the LOC6619826 gene encoding integrator complex subunit 4, which translates into the protein MALAIKKRLGTYVETVDGSPPVKKLRLQTLAADAKGGKSGKAGNVERKLTALNQLDAYVGNLPSGALVLPTGTPVASTGAPSIGVIGNPPAAATGAPPMTAANSRELLELLVKITDEISYEDVEMGELKEVASKIFQLYQLQERDSDTSIRVKLLELLSGLGCECATEQALTMIIDYFIFLLRKEVSQKVLAQGMMCLFRIGERRKHMLPISYKTQVAHLAKEQLRSGSTHTQKNAMLVIGRFATKMEGERHYVWKLAFYIDSQDSSVRAQALHALLTLGERGSQLPAVLYKRAVEAMKDDYECVRKEALQLVFMLGNRHPDYILPSDRQQEELRMIDAAFSKVCEALCDLSLQIRVLAAELLGGMTAVSREFLHQTLDKKLMSNLRRKRTAHERGARLVASGEWSSGKRWADDAPQEHLDAQSISIIASGACGALIHGLEDEFLEVRTAAVASMCKLALSRPDFAVTSLDFLVDMFNDEIEDVRLKAIYSLTAIARHIVLREDQLEIMLGSLEDYSVDVREGLHLMLGACRVSTQTCLLMVVQKLLDVLAKYPQDRHSTYACMRKIGQKHPHLVMAVAVHLLYVHPFFETPERDVEDPAYLCVLILVFNAAEHLVPIISLLPTATHRHYAYLRDSMPNLVPQLPIEGASSASATHRIDSAVHQAGSSAEYLQMILSHIEEIFTMTDERLELLQTAQSNLQRLGSIDAGMYGTSNFLETFLAAQIQIEQMQRCASTQRSRVPLKESLAALIRNCLKLQHTFSGLNYGDILQVKQLRLRACALHLVLVVRDRSQSALGPCQMLLQTAGDISEFIKAITKDEEEKPPVIEPDMPMKAGVSRDAQPDSFTRQLLSKLDGISDPKPGRVFREILPLVQQAPPLALPPANDKIRRCVANILEPCPLQSQDNVIKVTAGLIAAVPFVAEIDNLLESQKADMRIKIKYPDQHMHTVVPKQSDFKPIMTEQGEHKTNVRLRTTILLSHSVWTESSLVEIQLCLAVRPGSELELCKPAKVLFAPKPVRRGI